In Panthera tigris isolate Pti1 chromosome D2, P.tigris_Pti1_mat1.1, whole genome shotgun sequence, one DNA window encodes the following:
- the TACC2 gene encoding transforming acidic coiled-coil-containing protein 2 isoform X1 produces the protein MGGSQSLQPVPTSDPNLEASEAMSSDSEEAFETPESTTPVKAPPAPPPPPPEVTPEPEISTQPPVEEPGNQGCGSETACVPDGPRSSSVEGSPFRPPSHSFSAVFDEDKPIASSGTYNLDFDTIELVDDFQTLEPRCSDSKSQECKANTRRKSTDSVPVSKSTLSRSLSLQASDFDGASCSGNAEAVAPAPDAYGAGSSSASSTLKRTKKPRPPSLKKKQTAKKPTETPPVKETPQEPVEESPGPSEENRAVETKTEASAPALAEEAPLEPAAVPKAACPLDPEGAEGAVPPASGSGRVQNSPPVGRKTLPLATAPEAVEVTPSDSGGQEDSPVKGLSVRLEFDYSEDKGSWDTQQENPPPTKKLGKKPVAKMPLRRPKMKKTPEKLDNAPASPTRSPDEPNDIPIAKGTYTFDIDKWDDPNFNPFSSTSKMQESPKLPQQSYNFDADACDESIDPFKTSSKTPASPSKSPASFEIPASAIEANGVDGDGLNKPAKKKKTPLKTDTFRVKRSPKRSPLSDPPSQDSTPAATPETPVISAVVHATDEEKLAVTNQKWTCVTVDLEADKQDYPQPSDLSTFVNDTKFNSPTEELDYRNSYEIEYMEKIGSSLPQDDDAPKKQALYLMFDTSQESPVKSPPVRTSESPTPCSGSSFEETEALVNAGAKIQHPITRGLAPSQEPHLQVPEKSSQKELEAMTLGTASDTIEIREAGHPTDVSISKTALYSRIGTAEVDKPAGLLFQQPDLDSALRIARAEIITKESEVSEWKAKYEESRREVMEMRKIVAEYEKTIAQMIEDEQREKSVSHQTVQQLVLEKEQALADLNSVEKSLADLFRRYEKMKEVLEGFRKNEEVLKKCAQEYLSRVKKEEQRYQALKVHAEEKLDRANAEIAQVRGKAQQEQAAYQASLRKEQLRVDALERTLEQKNKEIEELTKICDELIAKMGKS, from the exons GATGCGGTTCTGAGACAGCCTGTGTCCCCGATGGCCCACGCAGCAGCTCGGTGGAGGGGAGCCCCTTCCGCCCCCCGTCACACTCCTTCTCTGCCGTCTTCGATGAAGACAAGCCTATAGCCAGCAGCGGGACTTACAACTTAGACTTCGACACCATCGAGCTGGTGGACGATTTCCAGACCTTGGAGCCCCGCTGCTCGGACTCTAAGAGTCAGGAATGCAAAGCGAACACGCGGAGGAAGTCCACGGATTCTGTCCCCGTCTCCAAGTCCACGCTTTCCCGATCTCTCAGCCTGCAAGCCAGTGACTTCGATGGTGCTTCCTGCTCGGGCAACGCCGAGGCCGTGGCCCCGGCCCCAGATGCCTACGGCGCGGGCTCAAGCAGTGCCTCCAGTACCCTTAAGCGAACTAAAAAACCGAGGCCGCCTTCCTTAAAAAAGAAGCAGACCGCCAAGAAACCCACGGAAACCCCCCCGGTGAAAGAGACACCCCAAGAGCCAGTCGAAGAGAGTCCCGGCCCCAGTGAGGAGAACAGAGCAGTCGAGACCAAGACGGAAGCTTCTGCACCAGCCCTGGCAGAGGAGGCacccctggagcctgctgccgTGCCCAAGGCCGCCTGCCCTCTGGACCCAGAGGGTGCCGAAGGGGCCGTCCCCCCAGCTTCCGGAAGCGGCAGAGTGCAGAACTCACCCCCCGTGGGAAGGAAGACGTTGCCTCTTGCCACGGCTCCGGAGGCGGTGGAGGTGACCCCGTCGGATAGTGGGGGGCAGGAGGACTCCCCGGTCAAAGGGCTCTCGGTGAGGCTGGAGTTTGACTATTCTGAGGACAAGGGCAGTTGGGACACCCAGCAGGAAAACCCCCCTCCTACCAAAAAGCTAGGCAAAAAGCCGGTTGCCAAAATGCCCCTAAGGAGgccaaagatgaaaaaaacaccCGAGAAACTCGACAACGCTCCTGCCTCACCTACCCGGTCCCCCGATGAACCCAATGACATCCCTATTGCTAAGGGTACCTACACCTTTGATATTGACAAGTGGGACGACCCCAATTTTAACCCTTTTTCTTCCACCTCAAAAATGCAAGAGTCCCCCAAACTGCCCCAACAGTCCTACAACTTTGACGCAGACGCCTGCGACGAATCCATTGACCCTTTTAAGACGTCCTCTAAAACCCCAGCCTCACCTTCTAAATCCCCAGCCTCCTTTGAGATCCCAGCGAGTGCCATCGAAGCCAACGGAGTGGACGGGGATGGGCTGAACAAGCCCGCCAAGAAGAAGAAGACGCCCCTCAAGAC TGACACATTTAGGGTGAAAAGGTCGCCAAAacggtctcctctctctgacccaccttCTCAG GACTCCACTCCAGCGGCTACCCCGGAAACGCCGGTGATCTCCGCCGTGGTCCATGCAACCGACGAGGAGAAGCTGGCGGTCACCAACCAGAAGTGGACGTGTGTGACAGTGGACCTGGAGGCTGACAAACAGGACTACCCACAGCCCTCGGACCTGTCCACCTTCGTAAATGACACCAAATTCAACTCACCCACGGAGG agTTGGATTACAGAAACTCCTACGAAATTGAGTACATGGAGAAAATTGGTTCCTCCTTACCT CAGGACGATGATGCCCCGAAGAAGCAGGCCCTGTACCTTATGTTCGACACTTCTCAGGAGAGCCCGGTCAAGTCTCCCCCAGTCCGGACGTCAGAGTCCCCGACGCCGTGTTCAGG GTCAAgttttgaggaaactgaagccctcGTGAATGCCGGGGCAAAGATCCAGCATCCCATCACACGAGGGCTGGCCCCCAGCCAAGAGCCACACTTGCAGGTGCCGGAGAAATCCTCCCAGAAGGAGCTGGAGGCCATGACCTTGGGCACCGCTTCAGACACGATTGAAATT AGAGAAGCTGGTCACCCAACAGATGTCTCCATCTCTAAAACAGCCTTGTACTCCCGCATCGGGACGGCCGAGGTGGACAAGCCCGCAGGCCTTTTATTCCAGCAGCCTGACCTGGACTCCGCACTCCGGATCGCCAGAGCAGAG ATCATAACCAAGGAGAGCGAGGTCTCGGAGTGGAAGGCTAAATACGAAGAAAGCAGGCGGGAGGTGATGGAAATGAG GAAAATAGTGGCTGAGTATGAGAAGACCATCGCTCAGATGATAG AggatgagcagagggagaagtcaGTCTCCCACCAGACTGTCCAGCAGCTGGTCCTGGAGAAGGAGCAAGCCCTGGCCGACCTGAACTCCGTGGAGAAATCTCTGGCCGATCTCTTCAGGAGATACGAGAAGATGAAGGAGGTCCTTGAAGGCTTCcgcaag AATGAAGAAGTGCTGAAGAAATGTGCCCAGGAGTACCTGTCCCGGGTGAAGAAAGAGGAGCAGAGGTACCAGGCCCTGAAGGTGCATGCAGAGGAAAAGCTGGACAG GGCCAACGCCGAGATCGCGCAGGTCCGAGGCAAGGCCCAGCAGGAGCAGGCCGCCTACCAGGCCAGTCTGCGGAAGGAGCAGCTTCGTGTGGACGCTCTGGAGAGGACGTTGGAGCAGAAG AATAAAGAGATAGAGGAACTCACCAAGATTTGTGATGAACTGATTGCCAAAATGGGGAAAAGCTAA
- the TACC2 gene encoding transforming acidic coiled-coil-containing protein 2 isoform X2: protein MGGSQSLQPVPTSDPNLEASEAMSSDSEEAFETPESTTPVKAPPAPPPPPPEVTPEPEISTQPPVEEPGCGSETACVPDGPRSSSVEGSPFRPPSHSFSAVFDEDKPIASSGTYNLDFDTIELVDDFQTLEPRCSDSKSQECKANTRRKSTDSVPVSKSTLSRSLSLQASDFDGASCSGNAEAVAPAPDAYGAGSSSASSTLKRTKKPRPPSLKKKQTAKKPTETPPVKETPQEPVEESPGPSEENRAVETKTEASAPALAEEAPLEPAAVPKAACPLDPEGAEGAVPPASGSGRVQNSPPVGRKTLPLATAPEAVEVTPSDSGGQEDSPVKGLSVRLEFDYSEDKGSWDTQQENPPPTKKLGKKPVAKMPLRRPKMKKTPEKLDNAPASPTRSPDEPNDIPIAKGTYTFDIDKWDDPNFNPFSSTSKMQESPKLPQQSYNFDADACDESIDPFKTSSKTPASPSKSPASFEIPASAIEANGVDGDGLNKPAKKKKTPLKTDTFRVKRSPKRSPLSDPPSQDSTPAATPETPVISAVVHATDEEKLAVTNQKWTCVTVDLEADKQDYPQPSDLSTFVNDTKFNSPTEELDYRNSYEIEYMEKIGSSLPQDDDAPKKQALYLMFDTSQESPVKSPPVRTSESPTPCSGSSFEETEALVNAGAKIQHPITRGLAPSQEPHLQVPEKSSQKELEAMTLGTASDTIEIREAGHPTDVSISKTALYSRIGTAEVDKPAGLLFQQPDLDSALRIARAEIITKESEVSEWKAKYEESRREVMEMRKIVAEYEKTIAQMIEDEQREKSVSHQTVQQLVLEKEQALADLNSVEKSLADLFRRYEKMKEVLEGFRKNEEVLKKCAQEYLSRVKKEEQRYQALKVHAEEKLDRANAEIAQVRGKAQQEQAAYQASLRKEQLRVDALERTLEQKNKEIEELTKICDELIAKMGKS from the exons GATGCGGTTCTGAGACAGCCTGTGTCCCCGATGGCCCACGCAGCAGCTCGGTGGAGGGGAGCCCCTTCCGCCCCCCGTCACACTCCTTCTCTGCCGTCTTCGATGAAGACAAGCCTATAGCCAGCAGCGGGACTTACAACTTAGACTTCGACACCATCGAGCTGGTGGACGATTTCCAGACCTTGGAGCCCCGCTGCTCGGACTCTAAGAGTCAGGAATGCAAAGCGAACACGCGGAGGAAGTCCACGGATTCTGTCCCCGTCTCCAAGTCCACGCTTTCCCGATCTCTCAGCCTGCAAGCCAGTGACTTCGATGGTGCTTCCTGCTCGGGCAACGCCGAGGCCGTGGCCCCGGCCCCAGATGCCTACGGCGCGGGCTCAAGCAGTGCCTCCAGTACCCTTAAGCGAACTAAAAAACCGAGGCCGCCTTCCTTAAAAAAGAAGCAGACCGCCAAGAAACCCACGGAAACCCCCCCGGTGAAAGAGACACCCCAAGAGCCAGTCGAAGAGAGTCCCGGCCCCAGTGAGGAGAACAGAGCAGTCGAGACCAAGACGGAAGCTTCTGCACCAGCCCTGGCAGAGGAGGCacccctggagcctgctgccgTGCCCAAGGCCGCCTGCCCTCTGGACCCAGAGGGTGCCGAAGGGGCCGTCCCCCCAGCTTCCGGAAGCGGCAGAGTGCAGAACTCACCCCCCGTGGGAAGGAAGACGTTGCCTCTTGCCACGGCTCCGGAGGCGGTGGAGGTGACCCCGTCGGATAGTGGGGGGCAGGAGGACTCCCCGGTCAAAGGGCTCTCGGTGAGGCTGGAGTTTGACTATTCTGAGGACAAGGGCAGTTGGGACACCCAGCAGGAAAACCCCCCTCCTACCAAAAAGCTAGGCAAAAAGCCGGTTGCCAAAATGCCCCTAAGGAGgccaaagatgaaaaaaacaccCGAGAAACTCGACAACGCTCCTGCCTCACCTACCCGGTCCCCCGATGAACCCAATGACATCCCTATTGCTAAGGGTACCTACACCTTTGATATTGACAAGTGGGACGACCCCAATTTTAACCCTTTTTCTTCCACCTCAAAAATGCAAGAGTCCCCCAAACTGCCCCAACAGTCCTACAACTTTGACGCAGACGCCTGCGACGAATCCATTGACCCTTTTAAGACGTCCTCTAAAACCCCAGCCTCACCTTCTAAATCCCCAGCCTCCTTTGAGATCCCAGCGAGTGCCATCGAAGCCAACGGAGTGGACGGGGATGGGCTGAACAAGCCCGCCAAGAAGAAGAAGACGCCCCTCAAGAC TGACACATTTAGGGTGAAAAGGTCGCCAAAacggtctcctctctctgacccaccttCTCAG GACTCCACTCCAGCGGCTACCCCGGAAACGCCGGTGATCTCCGCCGTGGTCCATGCAACCGACGAGGAGAAGCTGGCGGTCACCAACCAGAAGTGGACGTGTGTGACAGTGGACCTGGAGGCTGACAAACAGGACTACCCACAGCCCTCGGACCTGTCCACCTTCGTAAATGACACCAAATTCAACTCACCCACGGAGG agTTGGATTACAGAAACTCCTACGAAATTGAGTACATGGAGAAAATTGGTTCCTCCTTACCT CAGGACGATGATGCCCCGAAGAAGCAGGCCCTGTACCTTATGTTCGACACTTCTCAGGAGAGCCCGGTCAAGTCTCCCCCAGTCCGGACGTCAGAGTCCCCGACGCCGTGTTCAGG GTCAAgttttgaggaaactgaagccctcGTGAATGCCGGGGCAAAGATCCAGCATCCCATCACACGAGGGCTGGCCCCCAGCCAAGAGCCACACTTGCAGGTGCCGGAGAAATCCTCCCAGAAGGAGCTGGAGGCCATGACCTTGGGCACCGCTTCAGACACGATTGAAATT AGAGAAGCTGGTCACCCAACAGATGTCTCCATCTCTAAAACAGCCTTGTACTCCCGCATCGGGACGGCCGAGGTGGACAAGCCCGCAGGCCTTTTATTCCAGCAGCCTGACCTGGACTCCGCACTCCGGATCGCCAGAGCAGAG ATCATAACCAAGGAGAGCGAGGTCTCGGAGTGGAAGGCTAAATACGAAGAAAGCAGGCGGGAGGTGATGGAAATGAG GAAAATAGTGGCTGAGTATGAGAAGACCATCGCTCAGATGATAG AggatgagcagagggagaagtcaGTCTCCCACCAGACTGTCCAGCAGCTGGTCCTGGAGAAGGAGCAAGCCCTGGCCGACCTGAACTCCGTGGAGAAATCTCTGGCCGATCTCTTCAGGAGATACGAGAAGATGAAGGAGGTCCTTGAAGGCTTCcgcaag AATGAAGAAGTGCTGAAGAAATGTGCCCAGGAGTACCTGTCCCGGGTGAAGAAAGAGGAGCAGAGGTACCAGGCCCTGAAGGTGCATGCAGAGGAAAAGCTGGACAG GGCCAACGCCGAGATCGCGCAGGTCCGAGGCAAGGCCCAGCAGGAGCAGGCCGCCTACCAGGCCAGTCTGCGGAAGGAGCAGCTTCGTGTGGACGCTCTGGAGAGGACGTTGGAGCAGAAG AATAAAGAGATAGAGGAACTCACCAAGATTTGTGATGAACTGATTGCCAAAATGGGGAAAAGCTAA
- the TACC2 gene encoding transforming acidic coiled-coil-containing protein 2 isoform X5 translates to MGGSQSLQPVPTSDPNLEASEAMSSDSEEAFETPESTTPVKAPPAPPPPPPEVTPEPEISTQPPVEEPGCGSETACVPDGPRSSSVEGSPFRPPSHSFSAVFDEDKPIASSGTYNLDFDTIELVDDFQTLEPRCSDSKSQECKANTRRKSTDSVPVSKSTLSRSLSLQASDFDGASCSGNAEAVAPAPDAYGAGSSSASSTLKRTKKPRPPSLKKKQTAKKPTETPPVKETPQEPVEESPGPSEENRAVETKTEASAPALAEEAPLEPAAVPKAACPLDPEGAEGAVPPASGSGRVQNSPPVGRKTLPLATAPEAVEVTPSDSGGQEDSPVKGLSVRLEFDYSEDKGSWDTQQENPPPTKKLGKKPVAKMPLRRPKMKKTPEKLDNAPASPTRSPDEPNDIPIAKGTYTFDIDKWDDPNFNPFSSTSKMQESPKLPQQSYNFDADACDESIDPFKTSSKTPASPSKSPASFEIPASAIEANGVDGDGLNKPAKKKKTPLKTDTFRVKRSPKRSPLSDPPSQDSTPAATPETPVISAVVHATDEEKLAVTNQKWTCVTVDLEADKQDYPQPSDLSTFVNDTKFNSPTEELDYRNSYEIEYMEKIGSSLPQDDDAPKKQALYLMFDTSQESPVKSPPVRTSESPTPCSGSSFEETEALVNAGAKIQHPITRGLAPSQEPHLQVPEKSSQKELEAMTLGTASDTIEITAPEGSFASADALLSRLAHPASLCGALDYLEPDLAEKNPPVFAQKLQEELEFAVMRIEALKLARQIALASRSRQDTKREAGHPTDVSISKTALYSRIGTAEVDKPAGLLFQQPDLDSALRIARAEIITKESEVSEWKAKYEESRREVMEMRKIVAEYEKTIAQMIEDEQREKSVSHQTVQQLVLEKEQALADLNSVEKSLADLFRRYEKMKEVLEGFRKNEEVLKKCAQEYLSRVKKEEQRYQALKVHAEEKLDRANAEIAQVRGKAQQEQAAYQASLRKEQLRVDALERTLEQKNKEIEELTKICDELIAKMGKS, encoded by the exons GATGCGGTTCTGAGACAGCCTGTGTCCCCGATGGCCCACGCAGCAGCTCGGTGGAGGGGAGCCCCTTCCGCCCCCCGTCACACTCCTTCTCTGCCGTCTTCGATGAAGACAAGCCTATAGCCAGCAGCGGGACTTACAACTTAGACTTCGACACCATCGAGCTGGTGGACGATTTCCAGACCTTGGAGCCCCGCTGCTCGGACTCTAAGAGTCAGGAATGCAAAGCGAACACGCGGAGGAAGTCCACGGATTCTGTCCCCGTCTCCAAGTCCACGCTTTCCCGATCTCTCAGCCTGCAAGCCAGTGACTTCGATGGTGCTTCCTGCTCGGGCAACGCCGAGGCCGTGGCCCCGGCCCCAGATGCCTACGGCGCGGGCTCAAGCAGTGCCTCCAGTACCCTTAAGCGAACTAAAAAACCGAGGCCGCCTTCCTTAAAAAAGAAGCAGACCGCCAAGAAACCCACGGAAACCCCCCCGGTGAAAGAGACACCCCAAGAGCCAGTCGAAGAGAGTCCCGGCCCCAGTGAGGAGAACAGAGCAGTCGAGACCAAGACGGAAGCTTCTGCACCAGCCCTGGCAGAGGAGGCacccctggagcctgctgccgTGCCCAAGGCCGCCTGCCCTCTGGACCCAGAGGGTGCCGAAGGGGCCGTCCCCCCAGCTTCCGGAAGCGGCAGAGTGCAGAACTCACCCCCCGTGGGAAGGAAGACGTTGCCTCTTGCCACGGCTCCGGAGGCGGTGGAGGTGACCCCGTCGGATAGTGGGGGGCAGGAGGACTCCCCGGTCAAAGGGCTCTCGGTGAGGCTGGAGTTTGACTATTCTGAGGACAAGGGCAGTTGGGACACCCAGCAGGAAAACCCCCCTCCTACCAAAAAGCTAGGCAAAAAGCCGGTTGCCAAAATGCCCCTAAGGAGgccaaagatgaaaaaaacaccCGAGAAACTCGACAACGCTCCTGCCTCACCTACCCGGTCCCCCGATGAACCCAATGACATCCCTATTGCTAAGGGTACCTACACCTTTGATATTGACAAGTGGGACGACCCCAATTTTAACCCTTTTTCTTCCACCTCAAAAATGCAAGAGTCCCCCAAACTGCCCCAACAGTCCTACAACTTTGACGCAGACGCCTGCGACGAATCCATTGACCCTTTTAAGACGTCCTCTAAAACCCCAGCCTCACCTTCTAAATCCCCAGCCTCCTTTGAGATCCCAGCGAGTGCCATCGAAGCCAACGGAGTGGACGGGGATGGGCTGAACAAGCCCGCCAAGAAGAAGAAGACGCCCCTCAAGAC TGACACATTTAGGGTGAAAAGGTCGCCAAAacggtctcctctctctgacccaccttCTCAG GACTCCACTCCAGCGGCTACCCCGGAAACGCCGGTGATCTCCGCCGTGGTCCATGCAACCGACGAGGAGAAGCTGGCGGTCACCAACCAGAAGTGGACGTGTGTGACAGTGGACCTGGAGGCTGACAAACAGGACTACCCACAGCCCTCGGACCTGTCCACCTTCGTAAATGACACCAAATTCAACTCACCCACGGAGG agTTGGATTACAGAAACTCCTACGAAATTGAGTACATGGAGAAAATTGGTTCCTCCTTACCT CAGGACGATGATGCCCCGAAGAAGCAGGCCCTGTACCTTATGTTCGACACTTCTCAGGAGAGCCCGGTCAAGTCTCCCCCAGTCCGGACGTCAGAGTCCCCGACGCCGTGTTCAGG GTCAAgttttgaggaaactgaagccctcGTGAATGCCGGGGCAAAGATCCAGCATCCCATCACACGAGGGCTGGCCCCCAGCCAAGAGCCACACTTGCAGGTGCCGGAGAAATCCTCCCAGAAGGAGCTGGAGGCCATGACCTTGGGCACCGCTTCAGACACGATTGAAATT ACAGCTCCTGAGGGCTCCTTTGCCTCTGCTGACGCCCTCCTCAGCAGGCTAGCTCATCCAGCCTCTCTCTGTGGTGCGCTTGACTATCTGGAACCCGACTTAGCAGAAAAGAACCCCCCAGTATTTGCTCAGAAACTTCAG GAGGAGTTAGAGTTTGCCGTCATGCGGATAGAAGCCCTGAAGCTGGCCAGGCAGATTGCCCTGGCCTCCCGTAGCCGCCAGGATACCAAG AGAGAAGCTGGTCACCCAACAGATGTCTCCATCTCTAAAACAGCCTTGTACTCCCGCATCGGGACGGCCGAGGTGGACAAGCCCGCAGGCCTTTTATTCCAGCAGCCTGACCTGGACTCCGCACTCCGGATCGCCAGAGCAGAG ATCATAACCAAGGAGAGCGAGGTCTCGGAGTGGAAGGCTAAATACGAAGAAAGCAGGCGGGAGGTGATGGAAATGAG GAAAATAGTGGCTGAGTATGAGAAGACCATCGCTCAGATGATAG AggatgagcagagggagaagtcaGTCTCCCACCAGACTGTCCAGCAGCTGGTCCTGGAGAAGGAGCAAGCCCTGGCCGACCTGAACTCCGTGGAGAAATCTCTGGCCGATCTCTTCAGGAGATACGAGAAGATGAAGGAGGTCCTTGAAGGCTTCcgcaag AATGAAGAAGTGCTGAAGAAATGTGCCCAGGAGTACCTGTCCCGGGTGAAGAAAGAGGAGCAGAGGTACCAGGCCCTGAAGGTGCATGCAGAGGAAAAGCTGGACAG GGCCAACGCCGAGATCGCGCAGGTCCGAGGCAAGGCCCAGCAGGAGCAGGCCGCCTACCAGGCCAGTCTGCGGAAGGAGCAGCTTCGTGTGGACGCTCTGGAGAGGACGTTGGAGCAGAAG AATAAAGAGATAGAGGAACTCACCAAGATTTGTGATGAACTGATTGCCAAAATGGGGAAAAGCTAA
- the TACC2 gene encoding transforming acidic coiled-coil-containing protein 2 isoform X3: MPLRRPKMKKTPEKLDNAPASPTRSPDEPNDIPIAKGTYTFDIDKWDDPNFNPFSSTSKMQESPKLPQQSYNFDADACDESIDPFKTSSKTPASPSKSPASFEIPASAIEANGVDGDGLNKPAKKKKTPLKTDTFRVKRSPKRSPLSDPPSQDSTPAATPETPVISAVVHATDEEKLAVTNQKWTCVTVDLEADKQDYPQPSDLSTFVNDTKFNSPTEELDYRNSYEIEYMEKIGSSLPQDDDAPKKQALYLMFDTSQESPVKSPPVRTSESPTPCSGSSFEETEALVNAGAKIQHPITRGLAPSQEPHLQVPEKSSQKELEAMTLGTASDTIEIREAGHPTDVSISKTALYSRIGTAEVDKPAGLLFQQPDLDSALRIARAEIITKESEVSEWKAKYEESRREVMEMRKIVAEYEKTIAQMIEDEQREKSVSHQTVQQLVLEKEQALADLNSVEKSLADLFRRYEKMKEVLEGFRKNEEVLKKCAQEYLSRVKKEEQRYQALKVHAEEKLDRANAEIAQVRGKAQQEQAAYQASLRKEQLRVDALERTLEQKNKEIEELTKICDELIAKMGKS; this comes from the exons ATGCCCCTAAGGAGgccaaagatgaaaaaaacaccCGAGAAACTCGACAACGCTCCTGCCTCACCTACCCGGTCCCCCGATGAACCCAATGACATCCCTATTGCTAAGGGTACCTACACCTTTGATATTGACAAGTGGGACGACCCCAATTTTAACCCTTTTTCTTCCACCTCAAAAATGCAAGAGTCCCCCAAACTGCCCCAACAGTCCTACAACTTTGACGCAGACGCCTGCGACGAATCCATTGACCCTTTTAAGACGTCCTCTAAAACCCCAGCCTCACCTTCTAAATCCCCAGCCTCCTTTGAGATCCCAGCGAGTGCCATCGAAGCCAACGGAGTGGACGGGGATGGGCTGAACAAGCCCGCCAAGAAGAAGAAGACGCCCCTCAAGAC TGACACATTTAGGGTGAAAAGGTCGCCAAAacggtctcctctctctgacccaccttCTCAG GACTCCACTCCAGCGGCTACCCCGGAAACGCCGGTGATCTCCGCCGTGGTCCATGCAACCGACGAGGAGAAGCTGGCGGTCACCAACCAGAAGTGGACGTGTGTGACAGTGGACCTGGAGGCTGACAAACAGGACTACCCACAGCCCTCGGACCTGTCCACCTTCGTAAATGACACCAAATTCAACTCACCCACGGAGG agTTGGATTACAGAAACTCCTACGAAATTGAGTACATGGAGAAAATTGGTTCCTCCTTACCT CAGGACGATGATGCCCCGAAGAAGCAGGCCCTGTACCTTATGTTCGACACTTCTCAGGAGAGCCCGGTCAAGTCTCCCCCAGTCCGGACGTCAGAGTCCCCGACGCCGTGTTCAGG GTCAAgttttgaggaaactgaagccctcGTGAATGCCGGGGCAAAGATCCAGCATCCCATCACACGAGGGCTGGCCCCCAGCCAAGAGCCACACTTGCAGGTGCCGGAGAAATCCTCCCAGAAGGAGCTGGAGGCCATGACCTTGGGCACCGCTTCAGACACGATTGAAATT AGAGAAGCTGGTCACCCAACAGATGTCTCCATCTCTAAAACAGCCTTGTACTCCCGCATCGGGACGGCCGAGGTGGACAAGCCCGCAGGCCTTTTATTCCAGCAGCCTGACCTGGACTCCGCACTCCGGATCGCCAGAGCAGAG ATCATAACCAAGGAGAGCGAGGTCTCGGAGTGGAAGGCTAAATACGAAGAAAGCAGGCGGGAGGTGATGGAAATGAG GAAAATAGTGGCTGAGTATGAGAAGACCATCGCTCAGATGATAG AggatgagcagagggagaagtcaGTCTCCCACCAGACTGTCCAGCAGCTGGTCCTGGAGAAGGAGCAAGCCCTGGCCGACCTGAACTCCGTGGAGAAATCTCTGGCCGATCTCTTCAGGAGATACGAGAAGATGAAGGAGGTCCTTGAAGGCTTCcgcaag AATGAAGAAGTGCTGAAGAAATGTGCCCAGGAGTACCTGTCCCGGGTGAAGAAAGAGGAGCAGAGGTACCAGGCCCTGAAGGTGCATGCAGAGGAAAAGCTGGACAG GGCCAACGCCGAGATCGCGCAGGTCCGAGGCAAGGCCCAGCAGGAGCAGGCCGCCTACCAGGCCAGTCTGCGGAAGGAGCAGCTTCGTGTGGACGCTCTGGAGAGGACGTTGGAGCAGAAG AATAAAGAGATAGAGGAACTCACCAAGATTTGTGATGAACTGATTGCCAAAATGGGGAAAAGCTAA